One stretch of Hemibagrus wyckioides isolate EC202008001 linkage group LG01, SWU_Hwy_1.0, whole genome shotgun sequence DNA includes these proteins:
- the ndufa3 gene encoding NADH dehydrogenase [ubiquinone] 1 alpha subcomplex subunit 3 codes for MAGIGNFLRNAWNKEPVVTAACGLGIAALILPLVSPYTKYTIMLNKATPYNYPVPVRDDGNMPDVPAHPCDPQGRNLDWLKNM; via the exons ATGGCGGGCA tCGGAAATTTCCTGAGAAACGCCTGGAATAAGGAGCCCGTGGTGACCGCAGCCTGTGGCCTCGGCATCGCTG cactgATTCTGCCGCTGGTCAGCCCCTACACCAAATACACGATCATGTTAAACAAAGCCACGCCATACAACTACCCAG ttCCTGTACGAGATGATGGAAACATGCCCGACGTCCCCGCTCACCCGTGTGACCCACAGGGCAGAAACTTGGACTGGCTGAAAAACATGTAA
- the tfpt gene encoding TCF3 fusion partner, producing the protein MMEDFSGLALPPLFGGHILEAELEAAGVELSSGATEILESGGPPQEVQKDTRDVDKKKYQALSKRVKELEQVNERTLARLHHVQRLTRRLKKERRFLMKTLDAYGDDYRKAELTIPLEDEGGANMDGTPGGDDGGSSPSVTNQSACGVKRKRHRVPKEKERDAQAESELCVMSETPFTAFPSPNSLSH; encoded by the exons ATGATGGAGGATTTCTCAGGCCTTGCTTTGCCTCCTCTCTTCGGTGGTCACATCCTGGAGGCTGAGCTGGAGGCTGCGGGGGTCGAGCTCTCGTCAGGAGCCACAGAGATCTTGGAGAGTGGAGGACCCCCTCAGGAGGTACAGAAGGACACAAGAGACGTTGATAAGAAGAAATATCAGGCTCTGAGCAAAAGGGTTAAGGAGCTCGAACAA GTGAACGAGAGGACCCTTGCACGCCTTCACCACGTCCAGAGACTCACACGCAGattgaagaaagagagaag gttccTCATGAAGACCCTGGATGCATATGGAGACGATTACAGGAAGGCTGAACTCACGATACCTCTAGAG GATGAGGGCGGAGCCAATATGGACGGCACCCCTGGAGGAGATGACGGCGGCTCTTCCCCATCCGTCACCAACCAGTCAGCATGCGGAGTGAAGAGAAAGCGGCACCGAGTTccgaaggagaaagagagagacgcTCAG gccgagtcagagctgtgtgtgatgtCCGAGACTCCGTTCACGGCGTTCCCGAGCCCAAACTCCCTCTCGCACTGA